Proteins from a genomic interval of Tenacibaculum sp. SZ-18:
- a CDS encoding alpha-2-macroglobulin family protein has protein sequence MKKKSILITMLILFSILSQAQNNYIILWKKVYEFEKENLPKSALKLVEKIYTKATADNNSPQLIKCLVYKSKLSINMEENAQLTIINDFKLQISNSNFPSKNILQNMLANLYWQYFQENRYKFYNRTKTTEKVDENDFRTWDLNTLFKEIHSIYQLSLSESKKLQKVNIRKYKDILILQEESEKYRPSLYDLLAQNALVFYQTNETNITKPSFQFKLNNPDFICDSNLFTQLKLETKDSLSLQFNALKIFQELTRFHEKSKNFDALVDVDLQRLAFVSQNATFMNNETAYLETLQSSESNYKNIEAGSLYSFEIARVYNIQTNKYVKNKNEDYRFKNRQGLEICEQIKKQFPNSLAAKKANVLISKIQQKQLSLVAEANIPINKFSRVLVNYNNLNRLHFSIFKITYDQYQELQKIYNKDLKIKAIQALERVTSWKNELPNEKDYLQHSTEVIIPKLPNGRYLILATENRELSNKEIFGEALIQATDLTFITRNEPNKTIYQILDRNSGKPIQNASVRFLSEKSRYQNKTIDRTFTTNKNGEFIFSPDDYYNRVRAIITHKNDRAVFAEFYLRENVNNNPRYRNQTKTFVFTDRSIYRPGQTVYFKGICLESFKEKSSIITNKNVKVYFKDVNNQVIKKQSFKTNEYGSFAGNFVIPNTGLTGQFSIETKINGRRNSQYISVEEYKRPKFETKFKPVKETYQLNNEVTVTGFAKSYSGANITEAKVVYRVHRKVIYPRWCYWFYPNLNSQPQEIISGATTTNSKGEFKIKFEALPDESISKDKLPVFNYEVTADVTDLNGETRSSSTLVKVGYHSLLATIESNDFYNRNEKNQKIKVATKNLNNQSVDTNGTITIYKLISPENTIRKRPWEAPFYQKISKEEFKSKFPHEAYKTEDNYLKWAKGKSLFSTSFTTINGIQEIELPTLKKWKSGKYLIELTSKDKFNKVVSDKKYISVFSNKDKRPADNALISVKMDKESYKPGEKAIIKVASNSKDVTVMVTVEKERKVVDYHYLHLNENAKTIQIPVTSDDYGGFGIRYHFVNYNSINSETLMINVPHPKTDLDIITKTFRDKLEPGTNEKWSFTIKGTQKEKVTAELLASMYDASLDQFKTHNWNFDPIHKPTYRLQTFINSRNSFGTKYFRMEYNNRNYFDFPSLQYDQLNWFDFNFRDLNVYGFNALSMESEAIIIRGAAPRSDNKKTVNKELIGRTSGVSITPEEDYESGDISGWTPKNSSYKLKQEKDKLKGSLDQIQIRKNLQETAFFYPQLSTDTNGNVSFNFTIPEALTKWKLQLLAHSKNLHSATKTLETVTQKELMVVPNAPRFLREKDEITFSAKISNLTDKTLTGTTKLLLTDAITGKTIDSELNNNNNQQPFTVNSEGNTQVSWNLKIPLSVQAVQYQVIAKAEDFSDGEQNVLPVLSNRMLVTETLPMWVRSNQSKTFTLEKLKSNNSSTLKHHKLSLEVTSNPAWYAVQALPYLMEYPYDCAEQTFSRYYANTLASFIANSNPKIQNVFNQWKSSKALISNLEKNEELKSLIIQETPWLRDAQSESEQKKRIAMLFDLNNMKNGRQKALNKLQNIQMNNGGFPWFKGSRYPNTYITNYIVSGFGHLEKLGVDNFDKKTTKMLIKAVKFLDNEIVDNYERILKTAQQIKEKDGAKAYQKYLDKQHIGYFDIQYLYMRSFFNKIPVQEKTQQAIDYYRNQSATYWKSFNLSGKGSIALIQFRNGEKTLAHKILKSLRENSVFSEELGMYWKENKAGWYWHQAPIETQALMVEVFSEIENDTKTIDELKIWLLKNKQVSRWKTTKATSEAVYALLLNGSDWLNSSELVTIKMDNKTIDPIQLENSKLEAGTGYFKTSWSGSEITSDKASVTLTKKDKGIAWGGLYWQYFEDLDKITSAKTPLQLSKKLFKKVNSDTGKQLIAINDTNLEVGDLVTVRVELKVDRDMEFIHMKDMRASAFEPVDVISQYKWQDGLGYYQSTKDAATNFFFDRIRKGIYVFEYDVRVNNKGNFSNGITTIQSMYAPEFSSHSKGVRVKIK, from the coding sequence ATGAAAAAAAAGTCAATTTTAATCACAATGCTTATTCTTTTTTCCATTCTCTCTCAAGCACAAAACAACTATATTATTTTATGGAAAAAAGTATATGAGTTTGAAAAAGAAAATCTTCCGAAATCTGCATTAAAGCTTGTAGAAAAGATTTATACAAAAGCAACCGCTGATAATAATTCACCTCAGCTTATAAAATGTTTAGTTTATAAAAGTAAACTTTCCATAAACATGGAGGAAAACGCTCAACTTACTATTATCAATGATTTTAAATTACAAATTTCAAATAGTAATTTTCCAAGTAAAAATATTCTACAAAATATGTTAGCCAATTTATACTGGCAATATTTTCAAGAAAACAGATACAAGTTTTACAACAGAACAAAAACAACTGAAAAGGTTGATGAAAATGATTTTCGCACATGGGATTTAAACACCTTATTTAAAGAAATCCATTCCATTTACCAACTCTCTTTAAGTGAAAGTAAAAAACTCCAAAAAGTAAATATTCGGAAATATAAAGATATTTTAATTCTTCAAGAAGAATCAGAAAAATACAGACCAAGTCTTTATGATTTACTAGCTCAAAACGCCTTGGTTTTTTATCAAACTAATGAGACAAACATCACAAAACCATCTTTTCAGTTTAAACTAAATAATCCTGATTTCATCTGTGATTCTAATTTATTTACACAATTAAAACTAGAAACAAAGGATTCTTTATCTCTTCAATTTAATGCTCTTAAAATCTTTCAAGAATTAACACGGTTCCATGAAAAAAGTAAAAACTTTGATGCTTTAGTTGATGTAGATTTACAAAGATTAGCTTTCGTTAGTCAGAATGCAACGTTTATGAATAACGAAACTGCTTATTTAGAAACTTTACAATCTTCAGAAAGTAACTATAAAAATATTGAAGCAGGTAGCTTATATTCATTTGAAATAGCTCGAGTTTATAACATTCAAACCAATAAATATGTTAAGAATAAAAATGAAGATTACAGGTTTAAAAATAGACAAGGTCTTGAAATTTGTGAACAAATAAAGAAGCAATTCCCTAATAGTTTAGCAGCTAAAAAAGCAAATGTTCTTATCTCAAAAATTCAACAAAAACAACTTTCCCTTGTTGCAGAAGCCAATATACCCATCAATAAATTTTCTCGAGTATTAGTTAATTATAACAATCTAAACCGTTTACATTTTTCAATATTTAAAATTACTTACGACCAATACCAAGAGCTACAAAAGATTTATAATAAAGATTTAAAAATTAAAGCAATTCAAGCGCTTGAAAGAGTAACTTCTTGGAAAAACGAATTGCCAAATGAAAAAGACTATTTACAGCATTCTACCGAAGTTATCATTCCTAAATTACCAAACGGAAGATATTTAATTTTAGCAACTGAAAACAGAGAATTATCTAATAAAGAAATATTCGGAGAAGCGTTAATTCAAGCAACGGATTTAACTTTTATAACCCGAAACGAACCTAACAAAACAATTTATCAAATTCTTGACAGGAATTCTGGAAAACCAATTCAAAATGCTTCGGTAAGATTTCTAAGTGAAAAAAGTAGATACCAAAACAAAACTATTGATAGAACTTTTACCACCAACAAAAACGGCGAATTTATCTTTAGCCCTGATGACTATTACAACAGGGTAAGAGCAATTATTACTCACAAAAATGATCGAGCGGTTTTCGCAGAATTTTATTTAAGAGAAAATGTAAATAACAATCCACGTTATCGAAATCAAACTAAAACATTTGTTTTTACAGATAGAAGTATTTACCGACCAGGGCAAACTGTTTATTTCAAAGGAATTTGTTTAGAAAGTTTCAAAGAGAAATCATCCATAATTACGAATAAAAATGTAAAAGTATATTTTAAAGATGTAAACAACCAAGTAATCAAAAAGCAATCATTTAAAACAAATGAATATGGTTCTTTTGCAGGAAACTTTGTTATACCGAATACTGGTCTAACTGGTCAATTTAGTATTGAAACAAAAATCAATGGTAGAAGAAATTCCCAATATATTTCTGTTGAAGAATATAAGCGCCCAAAATTTGAAACTAAATTCAAACCTGTAAAAGAAACCTACCAATTAAATAATGAGGTTACAGTTACCGGATTTGCAAAATCATACTCAGGAGCAAATATTACAGAGGCAAAAGTCGTTTACCGAGTTCATAGAAAAGTGATTTATCCAAGATGGTGTTATTGGTTTTACCCAAATTTAAATTCACAACCTCAAGAAATAATTAGTGGAGCAACCACTACAAACTCAAAAGGAGAATTTAAAATTAAGTTTGAGGCACTTCCAGATGAAAGTATTTCAAAAGATAAACTTCCAGTTTTTAATTATGAAGTAACGGCTGATGTTACTGATTTAAACGGAGAAACTCGCTCCTCTTCTACTCTCGTTAAAGTGGGATATCATAGTTTATTAGCAACCATTGAAAGCAACGATTTTTATAATAGAAATGAGAAAAATCAAAAGATTAAAGTAGCTACAAAAAATCTAAATAACCAATCAGTTGATACAAATGGAACTATTACTATTTACAAGTTGATTTCTCCTGAAAACACCATTAGAAAACGTCCATGGGAAGCTCCTTTTTATCAAAAAATTTCTAAAGAAGAATTCAAATCAAAATTCCCACATGAAGCTTACAAAACTGAAGACAACTATTTAAAATGGGCTAAAGGAAAGTCATTATTTTCAACGTCATTCACTACAATAAATGGAATTCAAGAAATTGAGCTTCCAACTTTAAAGAAATGGAAATCCGGTAAATATTTAATTGAATTAACTTCAAAAGATAAATTCAATAAAGTAGTATCAGACAAAAAATACATTTCTGTTTTCAGCAATAAGGATAAACGTCCAGCGGACAATGCACTTATTTCTGTTAAAATGGATAAAGAAAGTTATAAACCTGGTGAAAAAGCCATTATAAAAGTTGCTTCCAACTCAAAGGATGTGACAGTAATGGTTACAGTTGAGAAAGAAAGAAAAGTTGTTGATTATCATTATCTACATTTAAATGAAAACGCTAAGACAATTCAAATTCCTGTAACAAGTGACGACTATGGAGGATTCGGTATTCGTTATCATTTTGTGAACTACAATTCAATAAATAGCGAAACATTAATGATTAATGTTCCTCATCCAAAAACGGATTTAGACATTATTACAAAAACTTTCAGAGACAAATTAGAACCTGGGACAAATGAAAAATGGAGTTTTACGATTAAAGGAACACAAAAAGAAAAAGTTACCGCTGAATTATTAGCCAGTATGTACGATGCTTCATTGGATCAATTTAAAACACATAACTGGAATTTTGATCCTATTCATAAACCAACGTATAGACTTCAGACTTTTATAAACTCTAGAAATAGTTTTGGTACTAAATATTTTCGAATGGAATATAACAACCGAAATTATTTTGATTTCCCAAGTCTACAATATGATCAATTAAATTGGTTTGATTTTAATTTCAGAGATCTTAACGTTTATGGGTTTAATGCCCTTTCAATGGAATCTGAAGCGATAATTATTCGTGGTGCGGCACCTAGATCTGATAATAAAAAAACTGTTAATAAAGAACTGATCGGTAGAACTTCTGGTGTTAGTATAACTCCTGAAGAAGATTATGAAAGTGGTGATATTTCTGGTTGGACTCCTAAAAATTCCTCTTACAAACTCAAACAAGAAAAAGATAAACTAAAAGGATCTCTAGATCAAATTCAAATTCGTAAAAACCTTCAAGAAACGGCATTTTTCTACCCGCAGCTATCTACTGATACTAATGGAAATGTTTCTTTTAATTTTACTATTCCAGAAGCTTTGACAAAATGGAAGTTACAATTATTGGCACATTCTAAAAACTTACATTCCGCTACAAAAACACTTGAAACAGTAACACAAAAAGAACTAATGGTAGTTCCGAATGCTCCTCGTTTTTTAAGAGAAAAAGATGAAATTACATTTAGTGCAAAAATCAGCAACTTAACAGATAAAACATTAACCGGAACTACTAAGTTATTACTTACTGATGCAATCACTGGGAAGACTATTGATTCAGAATTAAATAATAACAATAACCAACAACCCTTTACTGTTAATTCAGAAGGAAATACACAAGTATCTTGGAATTTAAAAATTCCATTATCTGTACAAGCTGTACAATACCAAGTAATTGCTAAAGCAGAAGATTTTTCAGATGGTGAACAAAATGTGCTTCCTGTTTTATCGAACCGAATGTTAGTTACAGAAACCTTACCAATGTGGGTGCGTTCAAATCAATCAAAAACATTTACTTTAGAAAAGTTAAAGAGCAACAATTCATCTACACTAAAACATCATAAACTAAGCTTAGAAGTAACTTCTAATCCTGCTTGGTATGCAGTGCAAGCTTTACCATATTTAATGGAATATCCATATGATTGTGCTGAACAAACTTTCTCACGTTATTATGCAAATACCTTAGCTAGTTTTATTGCGAATTCGAATCCTAAAATTCAAAATGTATTCAATCAATGGAAATCAAGCAAAGCACTTATCAGTAATCTTGAAAAAAACGAAGAGTTAAAATCACTAATCATTCAAGAAACACCATGGTTGCGTGATGCGCAGTCTGAAAGTGAGCAAAAGAAACGAATCGCGATGTTGTTCGATTTAAACAATATGAAAAATGGTCGTCAAAAAGCATTAAATAAGTTACAAAATATTCAAATGAACAATGGTGGATTTCCTTGGTTTAAAGGAAGCAGGTATCCTAATACTTATATTACAAATTATATCGTTTCTGGCTTTGGACATTTAGAAAAATTAGGCGTTGATAATTTCGACAAAAAGACGACAAAAATGCTTATCAAAGCCGTTAAGTTTTTAGACAATGAAATAGTAGACAACTATGAAAGAATTCTAAAAACAGCTCAGCAAATCAAAGAAAAAGACGGCGCTAAAGCATATCAAAAATACTTAGACAAACAACATATTGGTTATTTTGATATTCAATACTTGTACATGCGTAGTTTCTTTAATAAAATTCCTGTACAAGAAAAAACACAACAAGCAATTGATTATTACCGCAATCAATCTGCTACATATTGGAAGTCATTCAATTTGTCAGGTAAAGGTTCGATTGCGTTAATTCAGTTTAGAAATGGAGAAAAAACATTGGCCCATAAAATTCTTAAATCGTTAAGAGAGAATAGTGTTTTCTCTGAAGAACTCGGTATGTATTGGAAAGAAAACAAAGCTGGTTGGTATTGGCATCAAGCTCCAATTGAAACTCAGGCTTTAATGGTGGAAGTCTTCTCAGAAATCGAAAATGATACTAAAACTATTGACGAACTTAAAATTTGGCTTTTAAAGAATAAACAAGTGAGTCGTTGGAAAACAACTAAAGCTACTTCTGAAGCAGTTTATGCTTTATTATTAAATGGTTCTGACTGGTTAAACTCTTCGGAATTAGTAACTATAAAAATGGATAATAAAACTATCGACCCAATTCAACTTGAAAATTCTAAACTTGAAGCTGGAACAGGATATTTTAAAACTTCATGGAGTGGCTCTGAGATTACTTCAGATAAAGCATCGGTTACCTTAACTAAAAAAGATAAAGGAATTGCCTGGGGCGGATTATACTGGCAATATTTTGAAGATTTAGATAAAATTACCTCAGCAAAAACTCCATTACAACTTTCTAAAAAGTTATTCAAAAAAGTTAATTCCGATACTGGCAAACAACTAATTGCTATCAACGATACTAATCTTGAAGTTGGAGATTTAGTTACAGTTCGAGTTGAATTAAAAGTGGATAGAGACATGGAGTTTATTCATATGAAAGATATGAGAGCTTCTGCCTTTGAACCTGTAGATGTTATCTCTCAATATAAATGGCAAGACGGATTAGGTTATTATCAGAGTACGAAAGACGCAGCTACTAACTTCTTTTTTGATCGTATAAGAAAAGGTATATATGTTTTTGAATATGACGTAAGAGTAAACAATAAAGGAAACTTTAGTAATGGAATTACAACGATTCAAAGCATGTACGCACCAGAATTTTCAAGTCATTCAAAAGGTGTTCGAGTAAAAATTAAGTAA
- a CDS encoding UDP-N-acetylmuramate--L-alanine ligase — translation MKIHFIAIGGSAMHNLALALYQKGYQITGSDDTIHDPSKSRLKAKGLLPEEFGWFEEKITSDIDAVILGMHAKEDNPELLKAQELGLKIFSYPEFLYEQSKHKTRVVIGGSHGKTTITSMILHVLNYHDREVDYMVGAQLEGFDTMVHLTEDNEFIVLEGDEYLSSPIDRRPKFHLYQPNIALISGIAWDHINVFPTFKNYVEQFSVFTDSLVNGGIMVYNEGDEEVKKVVEGSTNSIKKYPYETPDFFIEEGVTYLNTPEGELPLEVFGNHNLQNIAGAKWICQHMGIDEEDFYEAIASFGGASKRLEKIAQSKSTVAFKDFAHSPSKVKATTKAVKNQFGNRKLIACLELHTYSSLNQEFLKEYKGALDAADKAVVFYSPHAVQIKRLEEISQDQIFEAFQREDLIVYTKPEDFKDFLFSENLENSALLLMSSGNYGGLDFDEFKTLI, via the coding sequence ATGAAAATACACTTTATTGCCATCGGCGGAAGCGCGATGCACAACTTAGCATTAGCATTATACCAAAAAGGATACCAAATTACAGGAAGTGATGATACTATTCACGATCCTTCAAAGTCTAGATTAAAGGCTAAAGGATTGTTGCCAGAGGAGTTTGGATGGTTCGAAGAAAAAATAACAAGTGATATAGACGCAGTAATTTTAGGAATGCATGCAAAGGAAGATAATCCCGAATTATTAAAAGCTCAGGAGCTAGGTTTAAAAATCTTTTCTTATCCAGAGTTTTTATACGAGCAATCAAAACATAAAACAAGAGTTGTAATTGGAGGTTCTCATGGAAAAACAACCATTACGTCAATGATATTACATGTTTTAAACTATCATGATAGAGAAGTCGATTATATGGTAGGTGCGCAATTAGAAGGGTTTGATACAATGGTCCATTTAACGGAGGATAATGAGTTTATCGTACTAGAAGGTGATGAGTATTTAAGCTCACCAATTGATAGAAGGCCAAAGTTTCATTTATATCAACCTAATATTGCTTTAATAAGTGGAATTGCGTGGGACCATATCAATGTTTTTCCAACTTTTAAAAATTATGTAGAACAATTTTCAGTTTTTACCGATTCTCTTGTAAATGGAGGAATAATGGTGTATAATGAGGGAGATGAAGAAGTAAAAAAAGTGGTTGAAGGATCTACTAATTCAATCAAAAAATATCCATACGAAACACCAGATTTCTTTATAGAAGAAGGAGTTACTTATTTGAATACTCCAGAAGGAGAATTACCATTAGAAGTTTTTGGAAATCATAACCTACAGAATATTGCTGGAGCAAAATGGATTTGTCAGCATATGGGAATTGATGAAGAAGATTTTTATGAAGCAATTGCAAGTTTTGGAGGAGCCAGCAAACGATTAGAGAAAATAGCTCAATCGAAATCGACTGTTGCATTTAAAGATTTCGCTCATTCTCCATCGAAAGTTAAAGCAACAACTAAGGCAGTAAAGAATCAGTTTGGTAATCGAAAATTAATTGCCTGTTTAGAATTGCATACTTATAGTAGTTTGAACCAAGAATTTCTTAAAGAATACAAAGGAGCATTAGATGCAGCAGATAAGGCAGTTGTGTTTTATTCTCCACACGCGGTTCAAATAAAAAGATTAGAAGAAATATCTCAAGATCAAATCTTTGAAGCTTTCCAGAGAGAAGACCTAATTGTTTACACCAAACCTGAAGATTTTAAAGATTTTCTATTCAGTGAAAATTTGGAGAATTCAGCTTTATTATTAATGAGTTCAGGTAATTATGGAGGATTAGACTTTGATGAGTTTAAAACATTGATATAG
- a CDS encoding nucleotidyltransferase family protein, protein MTYKETLFFIGKCLTITHEINNKIIVENLLQNNYVDWDDVVKVSTSHYVFPALYCNLKRTNLLHYLPEDLVGYMQHITQLNRERNEQIIEQANEINSLLLKNNITPIFLKGTGNLLEGLYEDIAERMVGDIDFLVTKADTLKSFTLLKAEEYTNLVKTDNSLPNDKHLPRIHKKNRIAAVEVHKEMVKEPYNKLFNYSLIKSDILNRDNYSVLGYNHQLILSIIAKQINDDGQFYNDITLRNAYDVFLLSKKTDTYKSIETLDDRLKIPLNNFLAITKLVLNSSSINFVETNSSKESLNHFNKMILNEKKRNKHYSFWRKKLFLLSRLKVIFKAFYSKNHAIWLIKRIIKGRNS, encoded by the coding sequence ATGACATATAAAGAAACGTTATTTTTTATAGGAAAATGTTTAACCATTACACATGAGATAAATAATAAAATCATAGTAGAGAACTTACTACAAAATAATTATGTTGATTGGGATGACGTGGTTAAAGTAAGTACGAGTCACTACGTATTCCCTGCTTTATACTGCAATTTAAAACGCACTAATTTACTGCATTATCTTCCAGAAGATTTAGTTGGATATATGCAACATATTACCCAGTTAAACAGAGAACGAAACGAACAGATTATTGAGCAGGCTAATGAAATTAATTCTTTATTATTAAAAAATAATATTACTCCAATTTTTCTTAAAGGAACTGGAAATTTGTTAGAAGGATTATACGAGGATATTGCTGAACGAATGGTTGGTGATATCGATTTTTTGGTTACAAAGGCTGACACTCTTAAATCTTTTACATTATTAAAAGCCGAGGAGTATACTAACCTCGTTAAAACTGATAATAGTTTACCAAATGACAAACATCTTCCTCGAATTCACAAGAAAAATAGAATTGCAGCTGTAGAAGTTCACAAAGAAATGGTTAAAGAGCCTTACAATAAACTTTTTAATTATTCCCTAATAAAGTCTGATATTTTAAACCGAGACAATTACTCTGTTTTAGGTTATAATCATCAATTAATACTTAGTATAATTGCAAAACAAATAAACGATGATGGTCAGTTCTACAACGATATTACTTTAAGAAATGCATATGATGTATTTCTACTATCAAAAAAAACTGACACATACAAAAGCATAGAAACACTGGATGATCGATTAAAAATTCCGCTAAATAACTTTTTAGCAATTACAAAATTAGTTTTGAACAGTAGTTCTATAAATTTCGTAGAAACTAATTCTTCAAAAGAATCTCTTAACCATTTTAACAAGATGATCCTAAATGAAAAAAAAAGGAATAAACACTACAGCTTTTGGCGAAAAAAACTATTCTTATTGAGCAGACTTAAAGTTATATTTAAAGCTTTCTACAGTAAAAACCATGCAATTTGGTTAATTAAGAGGATAATTAAAGGAAGAAACTCCTAG
- a CDS encoding DUF4174 domain-containing protein, producing the protein MKNTVLIILFLAGIHQMFSQELDLPEYEWKNRVVLIITNGNSSLRKQQLYELHSSLREFEERKLAFFEIQPQRYRRISLKLKTENQDNWIYSEQPYEKYKSKKSKFKVLLIGLDGGIKNKRTKKIFTQKELFSIIDGMPMRRRELKRNH; encoded by the coding sequence ATGAAAAACACTGTTTTAATTATTCTTTTTCTAGCAGGAATACATCAAATGTTTTCTCAAGAATTAGATTTACCTGAATATGAATGGAAAAATAGAGTGGTTTTAATTATAACAAATGGCAACTCAAGTCTTCGTAAACAACAACTATACGAGCTTCATTCCAGCCTCAGAGAATTCGAAGAACGAAAACTTGCCTTTTTTGAAATCCAACCTCAGCGTTACAGAAGAATATCCTTAAAACTAAAAACCGAGAATCAAGATAATTGGATTTATTCTGAGCAACCCTACGAAAAATATAAATCGAAAAAATCTAAATTCAAAGTTCTACTTATTGGACTTGATGGAGGAATAAAGAATAAAAGAACCAAAAAAATATTTACCCAAAAAGAGCTTTTCTCTATCATTGATGGAATGCCTATGAGAAGAAGAGAGTTAAAAAGAAATCACTAA